The following proteins are co-located in the Macrobrachium rosenbergii isolate ZJJX-2024 chromosome 26, ASM4041242v1, whole genome shotgun sequence genome:
- the LOC136852702 gene encoding nucleolin-like, whose protein sequence is MLKAAAGSIGQGRRGKGSCSDHLETPEEEEEEEEEEEEEEEEEEEEEEEEEEEIFAHLETPGEEEEEEEEEKEEEEEEEEEEEEEEEAEKKKKKKKKKKKKKKKKKKKK, encoded by the exons ATGTTGAAAGCTGCTGCTGGCTCGATTGGTCAAGGCAGGCGAGGGAAAGGAAGTTGTTCTGATCATTTGGAaactccagaagaagaagaagaagaagaagaagaagaagaagaagaagaagaagaagaagaagaagaagaagaagaagaagaagaagaaa TTTTTGCTCATTTGGAAActccaggagaagaagaagaagaagaagaagaagaaaaggaagaagaagaagaagaagaagaagaagaagaagaagaagaagaagca gagaagaagaagaagaagaagaagaagaagaagaagaagaagaagaagaagaagaagaagaagtag